Within the Streptomyces sp. YIM 121038 genome, the region CGGACCAGGACTGGAGCAGCTTCTTCTGATCCGCCGGGCGTACCGCGGCGCCGCGGTACGCCCGGGGGCGGGTTCGGTCTACGGCAGGCCGTGGACGTGCGCTCCCACGGCGTTGGACCACGCGTTCCCGTTCAGGGCGTCCCAGTTGGTCGACCAGGTCATGGCCCCGCGGATGCCCGGATAGGTCCTGGACGGCTTGAAGGAGCCGCAGCCGGTGCCCCGGGCGAGGCAGTCGAGGGCGTTCTTCACGAGGGCCGGCGCGACGTACCCGGACCCGGCCCCGCGCGGTGACGCGGGCGTCCCGATCCCCACCTGCGACGGCGCGAGCCCGCCCTCCAGCTGGATGCAGGCGAGCGCGGTCAGGAAGTCCACGGAGCCCTGGCCGTAGACCTTCCCGTCGCACCCCAGCATCGCGCCGCTGTTGTAGTACTGCATGTTGACGACGGCGAGGATGTCCTTCACGTTCAGGGCCGTCCTGAAGTACGCGTTGGACGTCGACTGCATGTCGATGGTCTGCGGCGCCATGGTGAGCACGAGGCCCGGCCCGGCCTTCTGGGACAGGGACTTGAGGGCCTGGGTCATATAGGTGGCGTTGAGCCCGTTCTCCAGGTCGATGTCGACGCCGTCGAAGCCGTACTCCTGCATGAGCGCGTACACGGAGGTGGCGAAGTTCGCCGCCGCGGTGGAGCTGTTGACGGAGACGGCCCCGCGCTCGCCCCCGACCGAGACGATCACGGACTTCCCCGCCGCCTTCTTGGCCTTGATGTCGGCCTTGAACTGGGCGACGGTGTACCCGCCGAGCCCCGCGGAGTCGAGGTTGAAGGTCACCTTCCCCGGCGTCCCGGTGGCGTCCGCGAAGGCGACGGCGATGATGTCGTACTGGTCCTGCACCTGGCTGAGCCGCTGCACGGTGGCGCCGTTGTTGAAGTTCTGCCAGTACCCGGTGACGGCATGCTTGGGCACGGCCCGAGCCTGCGCCTGGGCGTGGCCCTGCCCCGGCGCACCGGTGTCGCGGGCGTCGGCGCTCCCGGCCCCGCCGGTCGCGAGCCCCGCGACCGCGAGCCCGAACGCGGCGAGCATCCCGGCGAGAACGCCGCTCCTGCTCCTGCTCCTGTGCCTGCGTGTACGTGTACCTGTGCGTGCGCGGTCCACTTCTGCCTCCGGTGGGGGGATGGGGGGGGAGGGGCCCGTACGGGCCGGAAGGGGACGGTGGCCACCGCTGTTGCTTGGTCGTACAAGCTGGTCCAGACCAATGTGGTTGTCAAGGGTTCCTGGGGAACCGCGTCCCTGGAGGGAGGCTCCGCGCGCGCCGCGTGGCGGGAGCTGTCCCGACAACCCATAGGTGAACAGTGGGAAGTTGGGTGTTAGGGCGGCCCCCGCGTGGATATGGTGCACAGCTAGGAGCGCACGTGCGCGTTGGCGTGCGCGGACGGGAGCGTGAGGACTCGGAGCCGGGGGTGTGCGCATGCCGACCGCGATAGCCGTCACCAGCCCGGAGCTGGTGCTGCCTTCGCCCGATCGTCACACCCCGACCGCCGCCGTCCTGAAGAGCGCCGACCAGTCGCCGAAGACGTACTCGCTCGACCGGGCGCTCACCGAGATGCACCAGCTCATCGAGTACCACGGGTACGTGATCGTGCTGTGCCCGGCGTCCGCGCCCCAGGCGGTGCGGCATCGGCTGCACGCGATCCGGTCTGTCCTCGAGAGCGACCGGATCGCGTTCGTGCGGAGTGAGCTGCCGCCGCTCGGGCTTTCCGTACTGGCGCTGCAGTTACGGCAGTTGTCGATCTGCGACTTCAGCCCCGGCGTGCTCGCCTCCGCCGCGCGGCTGTTGACCCACTACATCTACGCGGGCGCCCTGCTCGGGTCCGTCGCCAAGCTCGACCGCGTGCCCGTCACGCTGCGTTCGCACACCAAGTCATGGGTTCCGGGCACGCAGTTCGCGGTACTCGCCGCGCCGCGGACCGCGATGGTGAAGGCGGGGGGTGACGCGGTGCTTCCCGCGCCCGAGTTCGGCACGAAGCTGTTGTACGCGCCGGGGCAGCTCGCCGCCGACTGGGTCACCGACACGCTCGCCGACGTCTGGCAGGTGCAGGGCGCCGTCGACGTGCCGCTGCCCGGCGAGTCCGCGCGCTGGTGGGCCACCGGCAAGCTCGTCGAGTTCGCCGCGGCCATCCCGGACATCTCCGTGCTCTACCAACTGGTGTCGTCCGTGCGGAGGGAGGACTGCCACTGGTGCGGTCTCGAACTCATCGGCGACCGCTGCGCGTTCTGCGCGGCGCCGCTGCTCCCGCCGTCCGAGCGGACCGCCGCCGCTCCCGAGGTGACCACCGGGACGCGGGCGCTGCCCCGCGGCGCCACCTAGGACGCCCCCGGCCCGTGCCCCACCGGCTCACGCACCACCCCGCTCACCGTCCGTAGCCACACGCACTCGCTGCACGATCGAACGAGGTAGGTACTCCGGCCCATGAACTCACGCCAGCGCCGCGGTGTCATCCTGATGGTCCTGTCGGTCCTGTGCGCGATCGGCGCCTTCGCGGGCGTCCTCTCCGTGATCCGCGACGTGAACTCGAAGGTCGGGCCCGAGACCGCGGCGTACGAGCTGAAGACGGACATCGCGCCGTACAAGGAGCTGGAGCCCGAACAGTTCAAGAAGGTGGAGATGCCCGAGCGGTGGCTGTCGGACAACGCCGTCACCAACCTCCGGGAGATCCGCGGGAAGATCGCCGTCACTCAGCTCCGGAAGGGCTCCCTGCTGCAGAGCGACATGATCGTGAAGCGGCCCCGGCTCGCACCGGGACAGCAGGAGATCGCCATCATGATCGACGCGGCGACCGGCGTCGCCGGGAAGATCACCCCCGGTTCGACCGTCAACATCTACGCCACCTTCAAGGCCGAGACCGACCGCGGCAAGGACCAGTCGAAGGTCATCGTCGAGAAGGCCAGGGTCATCGACGTCGGCAAGCTCACGGCCCTCGAACCCGACCGCGACGACCGCAGCCGCCGCCGCACCGACGAGGCCGTGCCCATCACGTTCGCCCTCGACACGCGGGACGCCCAGCGCGTCGCGTACGCCGAGTCGTTCGCCTCGCACGTCCGGCTCGCCCTGGTCGGCCGGGGCGGCGACGCGGACGTACCGCGCGGGGACCGTACGTACACCTTGGACGAGGACAAGTAGGGGGCCCGCTGTGAACGTTCCCTTGGCTGGTGTGGCTCGCGCGGTTCCGGCGGCTCGCGCCCGGCACCACGGCTGGTCCTCGGGGGTACCGCCGCTCCGGGGGCACCCCGCGCGGTCCCTCCGCCTCGTGCGGCGGCCGTGGCCCCCGTGGCCCGCGCGCCTCGCACGTCTGCCGGAGGCCTCGCGCGCACCGGAGGCCCCGTCGGCCGCCCTACGCCCGTCGCGCACCACGCCCGGCGCGTCGCCGCCGCCCACCGGTGCCACGGGCGCCACCGGCACCACGGGCGCCGCAGGCGCCCCCCGCGGCGGGCCCCCCGAACGGCGCGGGAACCCCGCAGCCCCCCGGCCCGAGGGAGGCGGCCGCCCATGACCATCCGCATCCTCCCGGCGGTCGGCGACCCGGACGCCGCCCGCAGTCTGAGCGGGCTCGCCGCCCAGCTTCCGGACGCCGAACCCGCCGCGCCCGTCGCCGACTCCACCGAGCTCCTCGACACCCTCGCCCGCCTCGCCGCGGAGTCCGTCGACGAGCTGCCCGAAGTCGTCCTCGTCCACGAGCGCATCGCCCCCGTCCCCGCCCTCGACCTCATCCGCGACCTGGTCCTGCGCTTCCCCGCCGTCGGCGTCGTCCTCGTCACGGCCGACACCAGCCCGGCCCTGCTCACCGCCGCCA harbors:
- a CDS encoding chitinase, which translates into the protein MLAAFGLAVAGLATGGAGSADARDTGAPGQGHAQAQARAVPKHAVTGYWQNFNNGATVQRLSQVQDQYDIIAVAFADATGTPGKVTFNLDSAGLGGYTVAQFKADIKAKKAAGKSVIVSVGGERGAVSVNSSTAAANFATSVYALMQEYGFDGVDIDLENGLNATYMTQALKSLSQKAGPGLVLTMAPQTIDMQSTSNAYFRTALNVKDILAVVNMQYYNSGAMLGCDGKVYGQGSVDFLTALACIQLEGGLAPSQVGIGTPASPRGAGSGYVAPALVKNALDCLARGTGCGSFKPSRTYPGIRGAMTWSTNWDALNGNAWSNAVGAHVHGLP
- the cpaB gene encoding Flp pilus assembly protein CpaB is translated as MNSRQRRGVILMVLSVLCAIGAFAGVLSVIRDVNSKVGPETAAYELKTDIAPYKELEPEQFKKVEMPERWLSDNAVTNLREIRGKIAVTQLRKGSLLQSDMIVKRPRLAPGQQEIAIMIDAATGVAGKITPGSTVNIYATFKAETDRGKDQSKVIVEKARVIDVGKLTALEPDRDDRSRRRTDEAVPITFALDTRDAQRVAYAESFASHVRLALVGRGGDADVPRGDRTYTLDEDK